From a region of the Roseivirga sp. 4D4 genome:
- the accC gene encoding acetyl-CoA carboxylase biotin carboxylase subunit, producing MFKKILIANRGEIALRVIRTCKEMGIKTVAVYSAADKDSLHVRFADEAVNIGPAPSNESYLKIPHIISAAEITNADAIHPGYGFLSENAEFSRVCEEYGIKFIGASPDMIDKMGDKATAKATMKAAGVPTIPGSDGLLDTVENGIKIANKMKYPVILKATAGGGGRGMRIVHDDDGFQKAWDDARMESAAAFGNDGLYLEKFIEEPRHVEIQVVGDSFGKACHLSERDCSIQRRHQKLVEETPSPAVDKKLRDKMGTAAVKAAEAIGYEGAGTVEFLLDKHGDFYFMEMNTRIQVEHPITEEVTDFDLIKEQIKAAAGVPIVGTAYYPKLYAMECRINAEDPSHGFRPSPGKITNLHLPGGHGVRVDSHVYAGYSIPPNYDSMIAKLIVSAQSREEVLVRMKRALEEFVIEGIKTTIPFHIKLMDDEGFKSGDFTTAFLDDFDFSDL from the coding sequence GTGTTCAAGAAAATATTAATTGCCAATAGAGGAGAAATTGCCCTTCGAGTTATCAGAACTTGTAAAGAAATGGGCATCAAAACTGTTGCTGTTTATTCTGCAGCAGACAAAGACAGTCTCCACGTTAGATTTGCAGATGAGGCCGTGAATATTGGACCTGCTCCCTCTAACGAGTCTTATTTAAAAATTCCTCATATCATTTCGGCAGCCGAAATTACCAATGCCGATGCTATTCATCCAGGTTATGGATTCCTTTCTGAAAATGCCGAGTTTTCTCGTGTATGCGAGGAGTATGGCATCAAATTTATTGGAGCCAGCCCTGATATGATTGACAAAATGGGTGATAAGGCTACTGCCAAAGCAACGATGAAGGCTGCTGGTGTACCTACCATCCCAGGTTCAGATGGCCTGCTTGATACCGTTGAGAACGGCATCAAAATCGCCAACAAAATGAAATATCCCGTGATCTTGAAAGCTACTGCCGGTGGTGGCGGTCGCGGAATGAGAATCGTCCATGATGACGATGGTTTCCAAAAGGCTTGGGATGATGCCAGAATGGAATCAGCTGCTGCTTTTGGTAACGATGGCCTCTATCTAGAGAAATTCATCGAAGAGCCGCGTCACGTAGAGATTCAAGTGGTAGGTGATAGCTTTGGAAAAGCATGTCATCTGTCCGAAAGAGATTGCTCTATTCAAAGAAGACATCAGAAGCTAGTTGAGGAGACACCTTCTCCTGCTGTTGATAAAAAGCTTAGGGATAAAATGGGAACTGCGGCCGTTAAAGCTGCCGAAGCCATTGGATATGAAGGCGCTGGTACTGTCGAGTTTTTATTAGACAAACATGGTGACTTCTATTTCATGGAAATGAACACCAGAATTCAAGTTGAGCACCCTATTACCGAAGAGGTGACAGACTTTGACTTGATCAAAGAACAGATCAAAGCAGCTGCAGGTGTACCCATTGTTGGAACAGCATATTATCCAAAATTATATGCAATGGAGTGTCGTATCAATGCCGAAGATCCTAGCCATGGATTTAGACCTTCTCCTGGGAAAATCACAAACCTTCACCTTCCAGGTGGACACGGTGTCAGAGTTGACAGCCATGTATATGCAGGTTATTCGATTCCCCCAAACTATGACTCTATGATTGCTAAACTTATTGTGAGTGCTCAATCAAGAGAAGAGGTTTTGGTGAGAATGAAGCGGGCATTGGAAGAATTTGTAATCGAAGGGATCAAAACCACGATACCATTCCATATAAAACTTATGGATGACGAAGGCTTTAAGTCAGGAGACTTTACTACAGCCTTCCTCGATGACTTTGATTTTTCAGATCTATAA
- a CDS encoding LytR/AlgR family response regulator transcription factor, with protein MKVSCIIIDDEPLARRGLKDYIDKVSLLELVGEFKSAIEARTFLEEHPVDLMFLDINMPKLSGLDFVKSLSEGPKVIFTTAYREFATESYDLNGIDYLLKPISFERFFKAVNKVFELLQTATLKNPEDHFFVKVDGKIKRVMNVDVLYIEGMKDYVKIYLEDGSMLITLLSLKQMELALPEGFMRVHRSFIVSIDKVGEIAGNILKIGAAEVPMAPNLRAEVMQKVLGDNYLKR; from the coding sequence GTGAAAGTTAGTTGCATAATCATAGATGATGAACCTCTTGCCAGACGGGGACTTAAAGACTACATCGACAAGGTTAGTCTGTTGGAGTTGGTGGGTGAATTTAAGAGTGCAATTGAGGCACGTACCTTTTTAGAAGAACACCCGGTAGATTTGATGTTTTTGGACATCAATATGCCGAAGTTAAGCGGTCTTGATTTCGTTAAATCATTGTCTGAAGGACCAAAGGTGATTTTTACTACTGCATATCGCGAGTTTGCAACTGAAAGCTATGACCTGAACGGAATCGATTATCTACTTAAGCCTATCTCTTTCGAACGATTCTTTAAGGCTGTCAACAAGGTCTTTGAGCTTTTGCAAACCGCGACATTGAAAAATCCAGAGGATCATTTTTTTGTAAAGGTGGATGGTAAGATCAAGCGCGTGATGAATGTAGACGTGCTCTATATAGAGGGTATGAAGGACTATGTGAAGATCTACTTAGAAGACGGGTCAATGCTCATTACCTTGCTCTCTTTAAAACAAATGGAGCTAGCCCTGCCCGAAGGCTTTATGCGTGTACATCGATCATTTATCGTATCCATTGACAAAGTGGGAGAGATAGCCGGGAATATCTTGAAAATCGGAGCTGCCGAAGTACCTATGGCACCCAATCTTAGAGCAGAAGTAATGCAAAAGGTTCTCGGGGATAACTATTTGAAAAGGTAG
- a CDS encoding sensor histidine kinase, with translation MRINWRLVFTHLLFWLLYVIIWSIRDMAYAPTFWDTVDANVIGGLIYSVGVYVNLYILVPHLLLKGKQLIYCLVMIIWLMIMAYAAAEIFVYIYRDVSPSTSEFFGSAGGLASTAVEFLVVYALATSLFFINEWYIKERKLRELESQNLKAELDLLKGQINPHFLFNALNSVHVLIRTNPDLATQTLEKFSDLLSHQLYDVDKDKITLQQEVRNLDNFIQLQKMRHQDHVEVNASFDIDSGEKAIAPMVFLNFVENAFKHGSGSDDGKVKVDIKLSFNQDQLVFRCTNSFVEQGEESKKIGLGIANARRRLDIIYPSKYELSTGREGNEYIVLLKLDLSES, from the coding sequence ATGAGAATTAACTGGAGACTTGTATTCACCCATCTTCTTTTTTGGTTGCTTTATGTAATCATATGGAGTATCAGGGATATGGCTTATGCGCCTACTTTCTGGGATACGGTTGATGCAAACGTAATCGGGGGACTCATTTATTCAGTGGGTGTATACGTGAATCTCTACATACTTGTACCTCACCTCCTTTTAAAAGGAAAGCAGCTTATTTACTGCTTAGTCATGATCATTTGGCTAATGATAATGGCCTATGCTGCGGCTGAGATTTTTGTGTATATATACAGAGATGTCAGCCCTAGTACAAGTGAGTTTTTTGGCTCAGCTGGTGGACTTGCGAGTACCGCGGTAGAGTTTTTGGTGGTGTATGCCCTGGCGACAAGTCTATTTTTCATCAACGAGTGGTACATCAAAGAGCGTAAGTTACGCGAGCTTGAAAGTCAAAACTTGAAGGCGGAGTTAGATCTATTGAAAGGTCAGATTAATCCTCATTTCCTGTTTAACGCACTGAATAGTGTCCATGTATTGATTAGGACCAACCCTGACTTGGCTACCCAAACACTGGAGAAGTTTTCGGACCTGCTCAGCCATCAGTTATATGATGTAGATAAAGATAAAATAACACTTCAGCAGGAGGTTAGAAACCTGGATAACTTCATTCAGCTTCAGAAAATGCGTCATCAAGATCATGTTGAAGTAAATGCTTCTTTCGATATCGATTCTGGAGAGAAGGCGATCGCTCCGATGGTGTTTTTGAATTTTGTTGAAAATGCTTTTAAGCATGGTTCAGGGTCAGATGATGGAAAGGTCAAGGTAGATATCAAGCTCTCTTTTAATCAGGATCAATTAGTATTTAGATGTACCAATTCATTTGTTGAGCAGGGGGAAGAATCCAAAAAGATTGGTCTTGGAATCGCCAATGCGCGAAGAAGGTTGGATATCATTTACCCAAGTAAGTATGAGTTGTCTACAGGTAGGGAGGGGAATGAATACATCGTATTGCTTAAATTGGATTTAAGTGAAAGTTAG
- a CDS encoding ABC transporter permease gives MVKNYLKMAWRNLLKHKGHTAINVFGLAVGMACFLLILFYVKDESSYDKFHADHERIYRITEVNYTDGGDNYLANAYSAIGPALQSDFPEFEAFVRFHIEEFSVENGPEKKFQEPFFAFADSTLWDVLDFTLLEGDKSSALADPFSIVITESMAKKYFGDEDAMGKTLKVDSQNDYQVTGILQDIPENSHLQFDFLASFISLRQVQGGWMFNNWYWPPMYTYVKVPPGVDVKNVEAKFPGMVEKYLGKLTAEQRGYKMQSLADVHTTTDYANELGKTTNKTYLYILTTTAFLILAIACVNFMNLSLARSISRSGEVGVRKVFGAVREQIIVQYLSESILVTTISGVIGFGFFLLAMPAFNNLTEKSLTVGVADVPLILGGLLVIALIVGFLSGIYPALFLSGFSPAAILKGKVAKQSPFASLFKKVLITFQFVISAALIISTFIIYFQLQYMRNKALGFNKEQTVVLEVRSIRDQTRIKTLKDRLNQLPQVTGAAVSSRIPGHEGFYDYNVLPEGETVENNMLFMRLESDLDFTDLYEFEVIKGRGFDSRLNTDSLSYLINETAAAQLGWDEDDLNKKLNMGSLNQDGTFRVLHTGKVIGIVKDFNFVSLHNEVDPVVMSIIQSSQPYMQSKLSVRIAPGDLMESMQAIEDEWRQFTSAAQFEYFFLDDSVDRMYNAEKQLGKVFLTFSSISIVLACLGLLAMTTLLAAQLKKEIGIRKVLGATVGSIVLLMSRGYLQLIAISFVIACVITYLVMEKWLENFAYHIQMQVWYFLLAGVVLGLISFLTMSFKSVKAAYGNPVEALRYE, from the coding sequence ATGGTTAAGAATTATCTGAAAATGGCGTGGAGAAACTTGTTGAAGCACAAGGGCCACACCGCAATCAATGTATTCGGTTTAGCAGTCGGAATGGCCTGCTTCCTTTTGATTCTCTTTTATGTTAAAGATGAATCTTCTTATGATAAGTTTCATGCCGATCATGAGCGAATCTACAGAATAACTGAGGTCAACTATACGGATGGGGGAGATAACTACTTGGCAAATGCCTATAGTGCCATTGGTCCGGCTCTGCAAAGTGACTTCCCGGAATTCGAGGCATTTGTAAGGTTCCATATCGAAGAATTCTCTGTTGAGAATGGCCCCGAAAAAAAGTTTCAAGAACCCTTTTTTGCCTTTGCGGATTCTACACTTTGGGATGTCCTTGATTTTACTTTGCTGGAAGGAGATAAAAGTAGTGCGCTGGCAGATCCATTTTCAATAGTGATCACCGAATCTATGGCTAAAAAGTACTTCGGAGATGAAGATGCCATGGGGAAGACTTTGAAAGTTGATAGCCAAAATGACTATCAGGTGACAGGCATCTTACAAGACATTCCCGAAAACTCACATTTACAATTCGATTTTCTGGCTTCGTTTATAAGCCTAAGGCAGGTGCAGGGCGGCTGGATGTTTAATAACTGGTACTGGCCACCAATGTATACTTATGTAAAAGTGCCACCGGGAGTAGACGTTAAAAATGTGGAGGCAAAGTTTCCGGGTATGGTAGAGAAGTACCTAGGGAAACTCACAGCTGAACAAAGAGGCTATAAGATGCAATCACTTGCCGATGTGCATACTACTACTGACTATGCCAATGAATTAGGCAAGACGACTAATAAAACTTATTTATACATACTCACAACCACAGCATTTCTGATCTTGGCCATTGCTTGTGTCAATTTCATGAACCTATCTTTGGCAAGATCGATCAGCAGATCAGGAGAGGTGGGAGTCAGAAAGGTGTTTGGTGCCGTTAGGGAACAAATTATCGTCCAATACCTAAGTGAATCAATTCTAGTTACCACTATTTCAGGGGTAATTGGCTTTGGGTTTTTCTTGCTGGCGATGCCGGCCTTCAACAACCTGACAGAAAAGTCATTGACGGTTGGAGTAGCCGATGTACCACTCATTTTGGGAGGATTGCTTGTCATCGCATTGATAGTCGGTTTTCTGTCGGGTATTTATCCTGCACTTTTTTTATCGGGGTTTTCACCCGCGGCCATTTTAAAAGGGAAGGTCGCAAAGCAGAGTCCATTCGCCAGTCTCTTTAAGAAGGTCCTCATCACCTTTCAATTTGTAATTTCTGCCGCGCTGATTATCTCCACCTTTATCATCTACTTCCAACTACAGTATATGCGCAACAAGGCTTTAGGCTTTAATAAGGAGCAAACCGTAGTGTTGGAAGTAAGATCGATAAGAGACCAAACCAGAATCAAAACGCTCAAGGACAGGTTAAATCAGTTGCCACAGGTGACTGGGGCTGCTGTATCTTCAAGAATACCGGGTCACGAGGGTTTTTATGATTATAACGTCCTACCGGAAGGAGAGACAGTAGAGAATAATATGCTCTTTATGAGACTAGAGTCAGACTTAGATTTCACTGATTTGTATGAGTTCGAAGTGATCAAGGGGCGAGGTTTTGACAGTAGACTGAATACAGATTCGCTGTCTTATCTGATCAATGAAACTGCAGCAGCTCAACTTGGTTGGGATGAAGATGATTTGAATAAGAAGCTCAATATGGGAAGTCTCAATCAGGATGGTACTTTCAGGGTTTTGCATACGGGTAAGGTTATTGGAATTGTCAAAGATTTCAACTTTGTCTCATTACACAATGAAGTCGATCCAGTAGTAATGAGCATCATACAAAGTTCTCAACCTTATATGCAAAGTAAATTGTCGGTAAGAATAGCTCCTGGAGATTTGATGGAGTCTATGCAGGCTATTGAGGATGAGTGGCGTCAATTTACCTCAGCAGCTCAATTCGAATACTTCTTTTTAGATGACTCGGTGGATCGTATGTACAATGCTGAGAAGCAACTGGGCAAGGTGTTTTTGACCTTCTCTTCCATTAGTATAGTGCTAGCATGTTTAGGACTTTTAGCCATGACTACCCTACTGGCAGCTCAGTTGAAGAAGGAAATTGGGATAAGAAAAGTGCTTGGAGCAACAGTTGGTAGTATCGTGCTTTTAATGTCCCGTGGATACTTACAACTGATTGCCATCTCGTTTGTCATCGCGTGTGTGATCACCTATCTTGTTATGGAAAAGTGGCTCGAAAACTTTGCTTACCACATCCAGATGCAAGTATGGTACTTCTTGTTGGCAGGTGTTGTGCTAGGCCTTATTTCATTTCTAACCATGAGTTTTAAATCTGTAAAAGCGGCCTATGGAAATCCGGTAGAGGCATTGAGATACGAATGA
- a CDS encoding DUF3109 family protein: protein MILVENAVISDDIKEQFFVCDLDKCKGACCVEGDLGAPLEESELKELEECYDVVKPYLSKEGVEAIEKEGPYIKDFEGDYSTTTIGGKECAFAIYDENKVLKCGIEQAYIDGKTKFKKPISCHLYPIRITKYDHYEALNYDRWSICSAACALGEKLGVPIYKFLKDALIRKYGEAWYQELRDDIEGN, encoded by the coding sequence ATGATACTTGTTGAAAATGCCGTCATCAGTGATGACATCAAAGAGCAGTTTTTCGTTTGTGATCTCGATAAGTGCAAAGGTGCTTGCTGTGTGGAGGGCGACCTGGGTGCTCCTCTGGAAGAGTCGGAATTAAAAGAGCTTGAAGAGTGCTATGATGTAGTAAAACCTTACTTGTCAAAAGAAGGTGTTGAAGCGATAGAAAAAGAAGGGCCTTATATCAAGGACTTTGAAGGAGATTACTCTACAACCACCATTGGAGGTAAGGAATGTGCTTTTGCTATTTATGATGAGAACAAAGTATTGAAGTGTGGTATTGAGCAGGCCTACATCGATGGTAAGACCAAGTTCAAAAAACCTATTTCATGCCATCTATATCCAATTAGAATCACTAAATATGATCACTACGAAGCTTTGAATTACGACAGATGGTCTATCTGTTCTGCGGCCTGTGCCTTGGGTGAAAAGTTAGGAGTTCCGATTTATAAGTTTTTGAAAGATGCACTGATTCGAAAGTATGGAGAGGCTTGGTATCAGGAGCTCCGTGATGATATCGAGGGTAACTAG
- a CDS encoding glycosyltransferase family 2 protein has translation MERLNVTAIIPTFNEEQNIAKAIESVLWANEIIVIDSFSTDRTLEIAGEYNVQLVQHEYVNSATQKNWIIPQAKNEWIFLLDADEYATDGLIEEVRTLLKSQVKEVAYWINRKNFFMGIRVNYSGWQNDKVIRLFKRDFCKYEDKHVHAEILADGPVGHLKNVIEHNTYKGLSHYLAKIDRYSTWKAYDKLGKGASTSLFFNSVIKPIYRFVYHYFLRLGILDGRVGFVISALNAYDVMLRGVKIWRIKQGEKIQK, from the coding sequence TTGGAGAGACTCAATGTAACCGCCATAATACCGACTTTCAATGAGGAACAGAATATAGCAAAGGCTATAGAATCTGTTTTGTGGGCTAATGAAATCATAGTTATTGACTCTTTTAGTACGGATAGGACACTTGAGATTGCTGGTGAGTACAATGTTCAGCTTGTACAACATGAGTATGTGAATTCAGCTACACAAAAGAACTGGATTATTCCTCAGGCTAAAAATGAATGGATATTTTTATTAGATGCTGATGAGTATGCTACCGATGGTCTGATTGAAGAAGTTCGGACACTGTTAAAGTCCCAGGTTAAAGAAGTGGCTTACTGGATAAACCGTAAGAATTTCTTTATGGGCATAAGAGTGAACTATAGCGGTTGGCAGAACGATAAGGTAATCAGGCTTTTCAAGAGAGACTTCTGTAAATATGAAGATAAACACGTGCATGCCGAGATTCTGGCAGATGGGCCGGTCGGCCACCTGAAAAACGTCATTGAGCATAACACTTACAAAGGGCTTTCTCATTATTTGGCCAAAATCGATCGTTACTCCACCTGGAAGGCCTATGACAAGCTAGGTAAGGGAGCATCTACCAGTCTTTTTTTTAATAGCGTTATAAAACCCATTTACAGATTTGTATATCACTACTTCCTAAGGTTGGGCATATTGGATGGTAGAGTGGGCTTTGTGATTTCAGCATTGAATGCCTACGATGTAATGTTGAGAGGTGTTAAAATATGGAGAATCAAACAAGGTGAGAAAATTCAAAAATAG